In the Topomyia yanbarensis strain Yona2022 chromosome 3, ASM3024719v1, whole genome shotgun sequence genome, one interval contains:
- the LOC131693138 gene encoding uncharacterized protein LOC131693138 isoform X2 has translation MFVFVTEPIILATTIDDPGGELPPAMEITSSCNESKTTSVSQPYGKQPSANPAESKVSAENSILHHSQQHPPPPLPQSQPPPAQPQQQTTFSVYSSNATNSSDLKYLHKKFKRIASATPNSDSGSESKLITSAAANSSSFSTTTSAGGSTIATAASAYGFPVVARLPNSQSTVLSYEPPVQRLLQQQQNQTTACANEGDLVHSYRLTTERIRPGQPTVDECYSRPQLTSLSSEHSNGASLNRANNISVSNSFISNNHIPRESEDLKSYYPSVNNNSAINISCDLNEKNQCTLNSSSNSVTLSTATTVVDSIQAIAYENSSVAVATGLPNIPYDTVHLSLASANLINTATPGRYVCPFCQMNCSKPSVLQKHIRRHTNERPFRCDPCGIAFKTKSNLYKHCRSRAHASKSQGEDIGTVIDEDGSLGGSDIDDKELSNSGSEIITRGSPMDDRVHSPQLLVEKPYKPKFHNAALYAKFDAKLVNKFPTSIANSTSSSATNLNASHSAPPTPHYFNGQNVESLEQHISKLISDNEAIVEVVEPPLQKKYHKITGITRGISVSGSSSSSHGGNEPGSGSSSSKLASALLQKRNSEELLQLPTVQTYANAVPSEQNVITVSNKPIVSTKSVAPIVQPVPYGPNHHPVQMVVRVPNGNEQLPQHHLQVQYQQPLNLSKPVPSEPVEMEHPRKRSSGALYSREQSPSSSLQYPPQQTTTSLPPNQPQISQAQQQTPVAPQAQSHAPPQQQQQVTVTDHPQNPERSIIKDLLLNSRGFGVVQNPENEKIENLFTCKSCNTSFRDAEILKYHTICYCQGNSNVNSPSSSAPISPVGSPSSYFSRSKSYNPTSLKTLARVSLNPPPRNPSTLSKLAKSQLRLPRSRPEHISLLPEPSATTSSTNIPAPDTQIPTIAKIVDVVQNPLPSPGPLLGNTRLVDFQSNKGEGFGRSGQESNDDAGHPTHKRAMMMSMRGVQHPSLQLFGGNVEVVDRNGEQPLHRYTSGGTVTRFSPDVDSEMHDYGLSGRVNSMHSGGTFMQLPETNRSSSPVLMKNPATPKLIVTITPTLSSAMATPNFYANQQHSMEGSNSVAGQPITRFPFPTINPITAYNPLTLPQTSPGQATQIMHAGKLIPFVQGMPGPNSVMMQSELQPDGNPRIAASPNPIMQSISISTGNHLGPTVKLQSPCLLAVVKPTNTTATDRRSEIVDFGRLIKTSFLQSPPVKNGIAKEIWSPAKQEYKKSFNFTRMADNISPRKKESIDPPVAKKEEIRHFNFESLIVKSEILIKSPAPTECKPEPMDVKPIDSAPQQPPAVAAKPKFVRPNSLPLKPGTFTPKGHHGITPTHNTMPLISPDTPRPSKSCRELYFNGHAYTNIGLKSSTKPFYCTVNKTQPFYVQTQKQLSMYSNWQVHPENKPHPLGLKSVAVMSLYDSSQQRDHRYSIASQVLSLAVVNSSSFNLAIMTTAEVKTSFPAYSLPPMSSPGGSSSNTHQLTKQGLLAAGQQQGYLQFGGYHDKGASNDSMPARSESSERTLSGGFESTEEYTYVRGRGRGKYVCKECGIRCKKPSMLKKHIRTHTDVRPYSCQHCSFHFKTKGNLTKHMKSKSHFKKCTELGLNPIPTSVDDDGIDIDIEGDQQSISSERTSTIPGDSDSGSESDGEDSDDSDESKSRLPEHEAAHCLLSLSMTPPTSSQMSKSYPSPGPYANHHQLLDRGRHQAYGSNSAISPPGLMIHGQQHSPAVALVDQTSQQNRRVITFGNTPKVEFNLLKHEQYYSDPNISKKKQDFGGSFDDDGAMPIDLTKKVREPVPLEQPIYQYPHHYPQPLQNHQQLSKGSNVLLHSHQPESSTRSQVIVRVSDVVTPISGTANLLTTLVSNTDKIPLTHNLISSGKELVDHNVYFQEYITQRALQDSRMKQSQMKSVNNNQYEEEVADVRSTAIMPVEIPSCITVIGGVGPNNGPSPSKPVVSEKIYRIFNGKNEHIAQVVPEPASRTEISSVNDETIQQEKETLMVEASESNTPRIDTTAENIAGSLKLDALIDPVRSRSNSVKSNDSAKPVAIATAAGSSKESAKSVASEYLKLTKSVTLRKREDSESGTASDQEPLVENKLIPAPIIAPVVVVPTTTNPVPGELGGIVARTVVVGEDGFKSTPTNEFSSLSHFQEDGGRPVCDVCNKRFLKTSQLKIHMNIHYMERKYRCEPCGTSFRSQGLFLKHERSATHRNKVSMTTTFGIATDSNPRPFYCKDCDVGFRIHGHLAKHLRSKMHVLKLECLGKLPFGTYTEIERSGTNLTEIDTTDCENSLSSLKRLAVRLNVKDPANVLPGGGMGSSSADAGPSGNETDSCDDNMYENDNDESNVEDSSSSNGPNNRGDEEDDNDGVPSGSECNGLPPQGQLNNNVLSMKRKPDESSTSNEAPGETKRPRLQAVVVAETNQGPPLPPPPVGDA, from the exons ATGTTTGTTTTCGTCACCGAGCCAATAATACTGGCTACAACAATAG ATGATCCGGGTGGAGAACTTCCGCCCGCTATGGAAATAACGAGCAGCTGTAATGAAAGTAAAACGACGTCAGTGAGTCAACCGTACGGTAAACAACCGAGTGCGAACCCAGCGGAGAGCAAAGTCAGCGCGGAAAATAGCATTCTGCATCATTCGCAGCAGCACCCGCCGCCACCGCTGCCGCAGTCGCAGCCGCCACCAGCACAACCACAACAGCAAACCACATTCAGTGTTTATTCGTCCAACGCGACGAATTCTTCTGATTTAAAGTACCtgcataaaaaattcaaacggaTTGCCAGTGCCACACCGAACAGCGATAGTGGCAGTGAATCGAAACTCATTACATCAGCGGCTGCCAATAGTAGTAGCTTTAGTACAACTACGTCAGCTGGTGGTAGTACTATAGCTACAGCAGCAAGTGCATATGGTTTCCCCGTCGTCGCCAGACTGCCAAACTCACAGTCCACGGTACTGAGCTACGAACCGCCAGTCCAGCGGCTGTTACAGCAACAGCAAAATCAAACGACTGCATGTGCCAACGAGGGTGATTTAGTCCACTCATACCGACTAACCACTGAACGTATTCGTCCAGGACAACCAACAGTCGATGAGTGCTACAGTCGCCCCCAATTAACCTCTTTGAGTAGCGAACACAGTAACGGTGCTTCCTTGAATCGCGCTAACAACATTAGCGTCAGTAATAGTTTTATCAGCAACAACCATATTCCGAGAGAGAGTGAAGATTTGAAATCGTACTATCCCAGTGTAAATAATAACAGTGCTATCAACATAAGCTGTGATTTGAACGAGAAAAACCAATGCACCCtgaacagcagcagcaacagtgtAACGTTATCAACAGCGACAACCGTCGTTGACTCGATTCAGGCCATTGCGTACGAGAATAGTTCGGTGGCAGTTGCTACGGGACTACCGAACATTCCGTACGACACTGTCCATCTGTCGTTGGCCTCGGCCAATCTGATCAATACGGCCACACCGGGCCGGTATGTGTGCCCGTTCTGTCAGATGAACTGTAGCAAACCGTCGGTCCTGCAGAAGCACATCCGACGCCACACCAACGAGCGCCCGTTCCGGTGCGATCCGTGCGGTATTGCATTTAAAACCAAGAGCAACCTGTACAAACACTGCCG ATCTCGAGCTCACGCATCCAAGAGCCAAGGCGAGGATATTGGAACGGTAATCGACGAGGACGGCTCCCTCGGCGGGTCCGATATAGACGATAAAGAACTAAGCAACAGTGGTTCGGAAATC ATCACCCGAGGCTCTCCGATGGATGACAGGGTTCATTCGCCGCAGCTGCTGGTGGAGAAACCATACAAACCTAAGTTCCACAATGCTGCCCTGTATGCCAAATTTGACGCCAAGCTGGTTAACAAATTCCCCACCTCGATTGCCAACAGTACTAGCAGCAGTGCAACAAACTTGAACGCCAGTCATTCGGCTCCACCAACTCCGCACTATTTC AACGGCCAAAATGTGGAATCACTTGAGCAGCACATCTCAAAGCTGATATCAGACAATGAGGCCATTGTGGAAGTGGTGGAACCACCGCTTCAAAAAAAGTATCACAAAATCACCGGCATAACCCGCGGAATATCAGTCAGCGGTAGTTCAAGTTCTTCCCACGGCGGAAACGAGCCAGGATCGGGTAGTAGCAGCTCTAAGCTGGCTAGTGCCCTGCTACAGAAACGAAACAGCGAAGAACTGTTACAGCTTCCGACAGTACAAACGTATGCGAATGCTGTTCCCAGCGAACAAAATGTGATAACCGTTTCGAATAAGCCAATCGTAAGTACCAAATCGGTGGCTCCTATAGTTCAACCGGTTCCTTACGGGCCAAACCATCACCCGGTACAGATGGTTGTTCGAGTTCCTAATGGAAACGAACAACTTCCACAACACCACCTTCAAGTGCAATACCAGCAGCCATTAAACCTGAGTAAACCGGTCCCGAGCGAACCAGTGGAAATGGAGCATCCTCGTAAACGAAGCAGCGGAGCACTGTACAGCCGGGAGCAGTCACCGTCGTCTTCCCTGCAATATCCCCCACAGCAAACTACCACTTCTCTTCCCCCAAATCAACCGCAGATTAGTCAAGCCCAACAACAGACACCAGTTGCGCCCCAAGCTCAATCGCACGCACCACCTCAGCAGCAACAGCAAGTAACCGTTACAGATCATCCGCAGAATCCAGAGCGTTCCATCATCAAAGATCTACTGCTGAATTCGCGTGGCTTCGGAGTGGTCCAGAATCCAGAAAAcgagaaaattgaaaatttgttcACCTGCAAATCGTGCAACACTAGTTTTCGTGACGCAGAAATCCTAAAATATCATACGATTTGCTACTGCCAAGGAAATAGCAATGTAAACAGCCCATCATCTAGTGCACCTATTAGCCCCGTTGGATCTCCGTCATCCTATTTCTCACGATCAAAATCCTACAACCCGACAAGTTTGAAGACGCTTGCCCGTGTCTCACTGAATCCACCACCGCGAAATCCATCCACACTGTCCAAGTTGGCGAAATCCCAACTGAGGTTACCACGATCGCGACCTGAGCACATATCGCTACTACCGGAGCCAAGTGCTACGACCAGTTCTACAAACATCCCGGCCCCTGACACTCAGATACCGACTATAGCGAAAATTGTCGACGTGGTACAAAACCCACTGCCATCACCAGGTCCTCTGCTAGGCAATACGAGATTAGTTGATTTTCAGAGCAATAAAGGCGAAGGTTTCGGCAGATCCGGTCAAGAGTCGAATGATGACGCAGGACATCCCACGCATAAAAGGGCCATGATGATGTCAATGAGGGGCGTTCAACATCCGAGCTTGCAGCTCTTTGGTGGTAATGTGGAAGTTGTCGATCGAAACGGGGAGCAGCCGCTTCATCGATATACGTCCGGCGGAACGGTGACGCGATTTTCACCCGACGTTGATAGCGAGATGCACGATTACGGATTGTCTGGACGAGTAAATAGTATGCATTCAGGGGGAACTTTTATGCAATTGCCAGAAACTAACCGCAGTTCGTCGCCGGTCCTTATGAAGAACCCGGCCACTCCAAAACTTATTGTCACCATCACACCAACACTGTCATCTGCAATGGCCACCCCAAACTTTTACGCAAATCAACAGCATTCAATGGAAGGAAGTAATTCTGTAGCTGGTCAGCCGATTACACGATTTCCGTTTCCAACCATAAATCCAATAACGGCATATAATCCACTGACACTGCCTCAAACCTCGCCAGGTCAGGCGACACAGATCATGCATGCCGGAAAGCTGATTCCGTTTGTCCAGGGAATGCCTGGACCGAATTCTGTAATGATGCAGAGCGAGCTACAGCCCGATGGCAATCCTCGCATAGCAGCAAGCCCAAATCCGATCATGCAATCGATTTCGATCTCCACCGGTAATCACCTAGGCCCCACGGTAAAATTACAGTCACCATGTCTGCTGGCGGTGGTTAAACCAACCAACACTACTGCCACCGATCGACGCAGCGAAATCGTAGATTTTGGTCGTCTTATTAAAACGTCTTTTCTACAATCGCCACCCGTGAAAAACGGTATTGCCAAAGAGATTTGGTCCCCCGCCAAGCAGGAGTATAAAAAGAGTTTTAATTTTACTCGAATGGCGGACAATATTAGTCCGAGGAAAAAAGAATCCATTGATCCGCCGGTGGCTAAGAAAGAGGAAATCAGACAtttcaattttgaaagtttAATCGTAAAGTCAGAAATACTAATCAAATCACCTGCGCCAACGGAATGCAAACCGGAACCAATGGATGTTAAACCGATCGACAGTGCTCCACAGCAACCACCAGCAGTCGCAGCAAAACCGAAATTCGTAAGACCAAATTCACTGCCGCTTAAACCAGGTACCTTCACTCCCAAGGGACATCACGGGATCACACCTACCCATAACACGATGCCGTTGATATCACCGGATACACCACGACCCTCGAAATCCTGCCGGGAGTTATATTTCAATGGTCACGCCTACACAAACATCGGACTGAAATCGAGCACGAAGCCGTTCTACTGCACCGTCAACAAGACGCAACCTTTTTACGTTCAAACGCAGAAGCAACTCTCCATGTACAGCAACTGGCAGGTTCATCCGGAGAACAAACCACACCCCCTCGGTTTGAAATCGGTTGCAGTCATGTCGTTGTACGACAGCAGCCAGCAGCGTGATCATCGCTACTCGATCGCCTCTCAAGTTCTTTCCTTGGCTGTGGTCAACTCAAGTTCCTTTAATCTGGCGATTATGACCACAGCAGAAGTGAAAACCAGCTTCCCAGCGTATTCGCTACCACCGATGAGCTCCCCTGGTGGCAGTAGTAGTAACACTCACCAACTCACGAAGCAGGGCCTTTTGGCTGCTGGTCAGCAACAAGGATACCTCCAGTTCGGTGGTTACCACGACAAGGGTGCTTCCAACGATAGTATGCCTGCGAGGAGTGAATCTTCGGAACGAACACTATCCGGTGGCTTTGAGAGCACCGAAGAGTATACATACGTTCGGGGTCGCGGTCGAGGCAAGTACGTGTGCAAAGAGTGTGGTATCCGTTGCAAGAAACCATCGATGCTGAAGAAGCACATTCGGACGCACACGGACGTGCGGCCGTACTCGTGTCAGCACTGTAGCTTCCA ttttaaaacTAAGGGAAACCTGACGAAGCACATGAAATCTAAGAGTCACTTCAAAAAATGCACCGAGCTGGGATTGAATCCGATTCCGACTAGTGTGGATGACGATGGAATTGACATTGATATTGAGGGCGATCAGCAGTCCATCTCGAGTGAGCGGACGTCGACGATCCCGGGGGATTCGGACAGCGGATCGGAAAGCGATGGAGAGGACAGTGATGATAGTG ATGAATCGAAGAGCCGCCTACCGGAGCACGAAGCCGCACACTGCCTGCTGTCGCTATCGATGACGCCACCAACCAGCTCCCAGATGTCCAAAAGCTATCCCAGTCCCGGACCGTACGCCAATCACCACCAACTGTTGGACCGAGGACGACACCAAGCCTACGGTTCGAACTCCGCCATTTCGCCGCCCGGTTTGATGATACATGGCCAACAACATTCACCAGCGGTGGCATTAGTGGACCAGACGAGTCAACAGAACCGCCGCGTGATCACCTTCGGAAACACGCCAAAGGTCGAGTTCAATCTGCTCAAACACGAGCAGTACTATTCGGACCCGAACATCAGCAAAAAGAAGCAAGACTTTGGTGGGTCTTTTGACGACGATGGAGCGATGCCCATAGATTTGACTAAAAAGGTTAGGGAACCGGTACCGCTGGAGCAACCGATTTATCAGTACCCGCATCATTATCCGCAACCGCTTCAGAATCATCAACAGCTGAGCAAAGGATCCAATGTGTTGCTACATTCTCATCAACCGGAATCGAGTACCAGATCGCAGGTCATTGTCCGTGTATCGGATGTGGTTACTCCAATCTCTGGCACGGCTAATTTACTGACGACGCTAGTCTCCAACACCGATAAAATCCCTCTTACCCACAATCTTATTTCAAGCGGGAAGGAACTTGTCGATCATAATGTATACTTCCAGGAATACATCACACAGCGGGCCCTGCAGGATAGTCGAATGAAGCAGAGTCAGATGAAAAGCGTCAATAACAATCAGTATGAAGAGGAAGTGGCGGATGTTCGAAGTACGGCCATTATGCCCGTGGAGATACCAAGTTGCATAACAGTTATTGGCGGCGTCGGGCCAAACAATGGACCCTCACCGTCCAAACCAGTAGTAAGTGAAAAGATCTATCGTATTTTTAACGGAAAGAACGAACACATCGCGCAGGTTGTGCCAGAACCTGCTAGCAGAACTGAAATTTCGTCTGTTAACGATGAGACAATTCAACAAGAGAAAGAGACATTGATGGTGGAAGCTTCTGAATCGAATACCCCACGCATAGATACTACGGCGGAAAATATCGCTGGAAGTCTGAAATTGGATGCACTGATCGATCCGGTGCGATCCAGAAGTAATAGTGTTAAGTCTAATGATTCTGCAAAACCCGTTGCGATAGCTACGGCTGCGGGGTCCAGCAAGGAAAGCGCCAAGAGTGTAGCTTCTGAGTACTTGAAACTAACGAAATCGGTCACCCTGAGGAAACGGGAGGATAGTGAAAGTGGTACGGCATCTGACCAGGAACCGCTGGTAGAGAATAAACTTATCCCGGCACCGATTATAGCTCCTGTTGTGGTAGTTCCGACCACCACGAATCCAGTACCGGGTGAACTTGGAGGAATTGTTGCACGGACCGTCGTGGTGGGAGAGGATGGTTTCAAATCAActccaaccaacgaattttcatCGTTGAGCCACTTTCAAGAGGATGGCGGTCGTCCGGTTTGCGATGTGTGCAACAAAAGGTTCTTGAAAACATCTCAACTGAAGATCCACATGAACATTCACTACATGGAACGGAAGTATCGCTGCGAGCCCTGTGGCACCAGTTTTCGTTCGCAGGGATTGTTCCTAAAGCACGAAAGATCTGCAACCCATAGAAATAAGGTCTCGATGACGAC